The genomic region ACGGGGAGGCTGTTCTACTAAGCTTCAAAATAGCATACTTGCACCTCTTCTCATCGTCTAAATCTTTAAAATCGAACATCCGTTCAATCTTTCTTTCCCACTCGAGGTAGTCTTCTGGATACGTGCTTCCTCCGAATTCAGGTAGTTCTGAAATCTTGACTTCGTCTTGCTGCAACACACGGCGAGGCTGCattcgaccatcaccctcaggcAGAGTTCGCAACACTTCTCGAATTCTATTGACTGGGTTATCTTCGTCGTAACCGTCCATCGTGACAGAGGATCaggagccgaagctctgataccactgatGATCTGAGTACAGAAGCGATTAAGAGCAACAAACGTTGCTTGTGGTGAGAATCGAACCCGCCTTGATTCACGAAGGTGATAGGTTAGTTTCTCGAAGGATATTTGACTGGAATTCGCCTAAATTCGAGTCAATGAAGGTTTAAATAACGACGCCGATCGATATTTAAACGGGATTTGTGATCAAAACTTGATCGTTTTCTGAGACTTTATTTATAACTTGAATGAATAATAAGCTAATACATATGCCCTATTTATAGTTATTAAAATTACTCCTAGTCGAATTAAAAGACAACTACTTCGAGACTTCTAATTATGCCAAGATACATGGCTTTATTTTCCTAATCGATATCGAATTCTTAATTCGATTCCTACTGGCAGCCACATGCCATTATTCTTTCCTAAACTGATACGGAGtatataataatactaatattactGAATACTAATTGCTACGTCCTAGTATAATTAGTACTCCAACTCCACGATTAATTTTCTGCCCAAACATCGCCATTATTCTCGACTCAGCTTCTTGTTCATTTCTTCCCTGGTTCGAATCCTGGCTAGCACTCAAATCCAAGCTTATTTCATCATTGACGTCATCGAGGATTGTATCAGATTCACTATTCTTTATACAATTATCGGGGGCTCATAActtgtactccctccaatttaCCATTTTCTCCCCTATTTTCTTAAACGGATTATTCCGGGTTtttttccctatttcctttttcgggttgatttgtgtggtccaaattcaatagcatgtggggtagtgtgttttgattggtccaaattcaatttcttatttcttgtgcaaaaagaaaATAGGAAGAAAATGCTGAATATGAGGCAGTATTAGATTGTACTCCATATTTCTCTATGGAAACTCTTGTCCGTTACTCGGCCGTATGTCTAAAAGAGTAAGGCTTTGTTCTTCTCCACTTAATTTCATCTCTAATTTAGCTCAGTTTAGCTCCCCTCAGTTCAACTTAATTCACCCTATTCAGCTCTGCTCGCTTCAACTCTATTCATCTCAactcagttcagttcaacttaaTTCACTCTATTTAGCTCTGCTCACTTCAACTCTATTCATCTAAActcagtttagttcagctcaaTTCAATTCGGACTCAGTTCAACTCCATTCAACTAAAAAAAACACGGATAAGAAATCCTCTTCTCTCAGATAGTTTCCCGTGGAAGAATTCAATTATATTCTggcaacacaaattctcattgaagacgggcactatccgttACAAGCTGAAAACGGATAGTTCCCCTCTCACAATATGTAAGTGGCACTATCTATTaggtaccccccccccccccccccaccaacTTCCCCTCCCACTTGCGTTATTGTAAGAAGAGcattatccgtcttcagcttgtgacggatagtgtccgtcacaaACGGATAATATCGGTCACAAGCAAAACACTATCCATCACAAGCAAAACAATTTGTTCTGGCAATATAACTTTCCCAATTATCCACCGACAGTTGACAACATTTTCTGTGAAGCATTGTTGTAATACCTCTTACATTATTGGCAAACTGTAAAGTTAACATCCTAATCACTCGAAACATCCTGAAAATGTCACATGCTACAAATTTATATGAGCGTGATTGAATTTGATGGTTTTGTCGACTGATATGGGTAAGTTTTGCTTAAGAGAGAGTATTCGTTTAATCTTAAACGGATTTAATATCATTATATGTTAATAGAGAGAAAAAATTTGACATTTTTTAAACAACATATCATGTGATTTGTTATgcgccgtctataatgagaatttgtgtttgtcATGTATTGTCggtttcacaaattctcatttgtgacggcgatatccgtcacaagcttgtgacgggtaccgtttcctctcacaaaatgcccattgagaagtgagtgggaagcacatggggggtgccctaCCTTGTcctctctccctttttgtgagaggtcacaagcttgtgacgggattagcccgtcacaactCACAAGCAAGACTAACTGGGCCTGTTTTAAATAAGATTTTGTGGACTAGTAATTCATTGATATACTATTAAAAAGTCGGCAATACTCGGTAATACTTTTAAATTTTACTCCCTTCGTCCAgtttatttgtttacctatttcatATTTAGGTGTCTCGAACATGCACTAGTCTtgcttataaccgttgtaaattaTAACGGAGGGGTGTATTATCCTATCACCCCGAAAAAAGGTGTTGGTTGGGTTGGATTTATACCTCCGTTGTAAATAATAACGGatgtaaacaagaatttgtgctcGAACATTTATTTATCTACTTTTGATGAATAATTTGATTACCCTCGTCATTTTGATCACTTTGTCATCAAACTCCCAAACTTTATAATTAGAGTAAGAGTGCTCTTACCGTTGTTGTACATGACATATAACTGTAAAATGTAATACTTATACTGTTATACGCCAACAATGTTTTATACTATGTAGAAGATTGACCGATTTATCAACCTAAATCATGCTATGTGAGGTGTTTAGAAGAAATTAAATATGAGTTAGGATACTCTCTATCACCTCAGAAGTAACGGATGTTGCATTACTTATAATAGattatttttatatatatttctCTTGTACATTATCATACATTATTTAATATTAGGACCGCTAGATCATTTCGGGATAATATCTAGACCGTTGAAAAGTAATGAAAAGAGAAAGTAAGGAAGAAAATCCtaaattgattaacccaaattctcattatatacgggagatatccgtctatagttatagacaggccaaatatccacccactttttaagcataagacaagcaacaagttgcatagTAGGAcccaaaaatatcaccactttaagcatatttgacccgtcttttacTTTAAACgaatttcagaccaaacaaagcatcataacctctttaaaagacccactaaaaatccccgaccactcgctaatctctccgaccagccttactttacacaacaatagaccccacataaggccacctttgaccatcgtatttataacccctggaaagcttgtatttccacctttccaacgagtccaaaaacgcctcaaaccgacatcgtttgctatttcaaacatcgactgaaagttACCCCATTGCAAAATGTTAAGTCTTTCGGGCAAAAAGTCGTTTTTgacaacaaaaaatttattaaaggttgtgttttacaaactttttttttaaaggtggtgtttggaagatttttttttaaaaggttgtgtttgacaaaaaacccttttAAGAAAGACTAATAATTGAATTTATTTTGAAAAAACGAGAGATATTACGTAGAATTCAAAAACACGTGTTATGAGTAGTTTTGTTATGACACTTGGTTAGAAAAATAAGCAATAATTAGCGTGGTTGTTGACTGACGATGCTCACTACTCTTCACTCCTACACTCCTTATAGTCCTACTAGTCCAGTGACgcatatatttaaattaaattttaatCAATTAATTAGTCTTATTATAGAGGGATATAAATTCGTTTAAAgtaaaagacgggtcaaatatgcttaaagtggtgatatttttgggTCCTActatgcaacttgttgcttgtcttatgcttaaaaagtgggtggatatttggcctgtctataactatagacggatatctcccgtATAAAAGCACACGTTAAAAAACCGATTATTCAAGTATCCAACCGACAAACCAAATAAGAAGCCTCTTTATAAAGCGGGAAAATCCCTTAAATAACTACCACTGATTCTTGATTGATTAGTAGTACTACTACTATTAATCTTCATCTCCCACcaattttcaatttcaattgaAATAATTAAAATCCCAGAAAATcaagaacaaaaaaaaatggGATCTCTTCCAACATCATCATCAATCTCAGATCTAAATCAAATCCAAAATGATGAACAAAAAATAACAGAAAAAACCCTTTTAAATCTTTTCAAATCCCAACAAAATTACCTAAATTACTTCTTCAAACACTTAGATGTATCACAAACATTAAAATTCacacaaaccctaatttcatcaaAAGGTACAATCTTTTTTACTGGGGTTGGTAAATCAGGGTTTGTTGCCCAGAAAATTTCACAAACATTAGTATCTTTAGGAATTAAATCTGGGTTTTTATCCCCAATTGATGCACTTCATGGAGATATTGGAATTTTATCAAATACTGATGTTCTCGTTTTGTTTAGTAAATCAGGAAATAGTGAAGAATTGATTAAATTAGCACCTTGTGCAAAGGCAAAAGGTGCATTTTTGATTGGTGTTACTTCAAATGAGGTTAATAATTTGTTGGGTTTTGTTGATCTTCATGTACATTTGCCTTTAGAAAGGGAATTATGTCCATTTGATCTTGCTCCGGTTACGTCGACCGCGATTCAGATGGTTTTTGGGGATACTGTTGCTATTGCTTTGATGAGTGCTAGGAATTTGAGTAGGGAAGAGTATGCTGCTAATCATCCTGCTGGAAAGATTGGTAAAAGTCTCATTTTTAAGGTATAATTTTGATTTTAAGTTTCTTTTTTTGCAATTTTTGATAGAATTGTTTGTGTTactgaattttgatgattttttgGTGGTGTAATTTATACTCTTTCCGTCtcagttatttgtttaccttttatattcattgTGATGGGTATTTTaaataaaggtaaacaaatgattgggacggagggagtatttatgaTATGGGTTTGCAGTGTTGCTGTCAGCTGATCACTTTGCTTGAATTATTGGCAACAGAAGTGTTCCGAGTTGCCAAACACTACCTGAAAGATTGATTACAAATGATGACAAGATACTAGTATATATAGTTTATGATAATGAATGAAAAAGtattccctccgtcccaatcatttgtgtactttgattaaaatacttctcgcaaagaatataaaaggtaaataaatgattgggctGGAGTGAGTACAAATTTATCTTCTCCTTGTCTCTTAAAGATTAGCCATGTTTGATTGGTAGTTCTCCTTTTATCGTCTTGGCGAGTGATATGATGAGGCTGCAGAGTGGAGGTAAGGTTTATGAGGAAACTTCTAGGGGAGAAATGGAGCTGGTTAACTGTGGGTCTGTGGCTTGTTTGCTAAGGTTTAGTGAAAGGTTTATTTGCTTTAGGTTATAGTTTTTGATTGATATAGATGACAGTTGTGACAAATCGGCTGTTTTTAGATGTGCTGAACCACTGGCAACATTTTGATAATCGGATTAGGTTACGTTTGGCATATGTTTCTGAGGAAACATACAGCGTTTTGATGTGTAGATAGTATAATTTTACATGTGAGAGTTGAGACCATTTGGAGGAGTTGCAAATTAGATGGAAATCTCTATAGTTAGCATTAAGACGTAAAAACAGACAGTCTGAAACCACTGTGTGGCTGATTACGATATTGTTATTGTTTGTTTTGAGAGGGAAGTTCATTTCATTTTGTATGGAGCCGAAGAATTGGTATTCTTTGGATTTGATTATGATGGAACAAAGTGAGCAAATATTCTTTGGTTTTGAATTATGATGGAACAAAGTAAGTTGCTCCCGAAATTGGTTGTGATTTTTAAACAAAATTGCTATATCACGCCCCCTGTTTTACTTATTACGCCCCCTACTTTTTCATTTATTCCTTTTTTGCCCTTGGACTtgaaaattaattaaactaaaaataaatattgttttaTAGTTATTGATTTTCGGAGACGGTTTTTTACATTAGTGTTGAATTATTGTTGTGTAGAGCCTATTAGGAATGCGTTTTTGTCGTAAATATGCTGCGTTTTTTGGTAGTGACAATCGAAATAGtttagggaaaaaaaaaaaaaacaataaacgaCGGTGGGTGGGTAGTGTCATGTGAAGTACATGACGGAGCCAAGGCCTTGTCGTGTGACTTACATGACGGTGCCAAGGCCTTGTCATGTGACTTACATGACGGTACCATGGCCATGTCATGTGGTCTGCACGACAGTGCCCGGGCCATGTCGTGTATTTCACATGACGGAGCCTGGGCCGTGTCTTGTAACCCACATGACATAGAGgatgttggtttttttttttttttttttttttttttttttttttttttttatcgtgTATAATGTATTTGTTTTTTTAATcggttttgttatttaaatacATTAAAATAATTTATGTCGAGTGTTTTAAGAGGGACCGTCTACATTACTAAATTAATTATTAGGGTTTTTCCCATCTGTACCCCCGTGGTTTTCACTTTTCCCAACCGTACCCTCGCGTATCAGAGATTACTAATTGTGCCCTTAAACTTAATTAATGACTCCCATCCGTGACTAAACTTTGCTACTCCGTTTGTTTTGGCCGTTAAGTGCTACCATGGCACGCCTTATGCCAACATGGCTGCTTACATGGCATTATATCGACGGTTTTTCTAATTTATTGTCTCACTTACGTTTTATCGACTTTTAATTATTTGCAATTACCAAACTACCCTTATTATTTTCAGATTCCGAATCAAAATCGATCGAATTAAATCCAGAAAATTTCGCCCGTCCTATTACCTTATTCCGACTCATTTTGTATGCTTAGTTGTCTAataagctcatttaattactaatttaaaataattagtcgtagtagtttataattaataattaattgtatttatgtataatattagtattattattattatattaatttaatgtgcTGGCAAGACGGAAAAGTGAGGCGGAAGAGCAAGACGGGATTATGAGAAGAAATGGCGGAGGTGAAAATAGGCCAAATCATGgaaaaataaactaagtaaaGGAGTAGCTGCTaatttcagacggtctttgctgAGCTTTTACTACCACCTCCGGCCACCGTGGCAGCCACCACCACTCACCACCCTCCACTTCCAACATCACATCCCAACTATCCACGACCACCATGGACCATCGCAACAGCCACCACGAACCCTTCTTCCACCCCCGTCCGTAAACAATACAAACaacaaccatctcatgcacccaTCTTTCAACCACCCACAACAGCCACCTCCAGCCACCGTGGACCTCACCTACGATCACCCACGGAGGCTGACAGAGGTGGGGGCAGCAGAGCAAGGTAGGAGGCGGTTTGGGTTGAGGAATAGGATAGAGTGAAGAGGTTGGTGAGTGTGAATAAGGCGGGAcattacaaataattaaaagtCGATAAAGCGTGAGTGAGACGATAAATAAGAAAAACCGTCAATATAATGAAATTAAGGGTATGACTAGTGAATGGTAGAAGGGGTTTTAGTAATGCCATGTTGGCAGCCAAGTCATGCCTTGTTGGCGCATTAAGCGTGCCATGTTGGCAATTAACGACAACATTTGACGGAAAATTGAAGATTAGCCACGGTTGGGAAACATTAGGTAAGCTTAGGGGTACAATTAGTAATCTCTGATACGCGGGGGTACAGTTGGGAAAAGTGAAAATCACGGGGGTATAAATGGGAAAATCCCTAATTATTATAAAAATAGTCGCCAAAATACATTTGCGTAAAACGATATTTAATTTTTTCTAAAACTAATTTGAAAGTCCAAGGGCAAAAtaggaataaatgaaaaaataggGGGCGTAACAAGTAAAACAGGGGGCGTGATATAGCAAATCTCTTTTTAAATCTTGAAATAGCAGTCAATTGATGTACTTCACAATGTAAAAACAACCTCTCTTGGTAACGCACGGATAAAACCAAGTACATCTGACTTCATTACCTCATTATTTGCGGGAGCCCTTTGTACTTTGGCGTAATGTTAATTGTTGAGTGTTATGCATTCATCTCTTGAAAAACAAGAGCTTGTCGCTCTCCATGGGATGACTCCAGATTGTACCCCATCTCCTATACTAGGAAAAAGGCGGTTGTTTTACCAGAAGACATGTTAGTATCAATGGGTGTTCCTTCAGAATCATTAATCAACTAAATTGATTTGTGTGGCTTTGCAGGTAAGGGATGTTATGAAGAAACAGGCGGAACTTCCTGTCTGCAAGGAAGGAGACTTTATAATGGATCAGCTTGTTGAGCTTACTAGTAAAGGATGTGGTTGCCTTCTTGTTATTGATGAGAACTACCATCTCATCGGCACCTTCACTGATGGGGACTTGAGACGTACACTCAAAGCTAGCGGAGAGGGGATCTTTAAACTTACAGTTGGAGAGATGTGCAACAGGTAATGTGCACGTAATTTTGTGGCTGAATTTCCAAGATAAATTAGTTTGCAGGTTTTGTACACGTTATATGCTCGTGTACAGTGGTTCTGTATTTCAGAAACAATGCTCAGTTTTCGGCCACCAAAATGCACTTTGAGTTATGACCAACAGTTTTACATGATTGCCAACTTACAGGCACCCAAGAACCATTGGTCCCGATGCAATGGCAGTCAGCGCGATGCAAAAGATGGAGTCCCCACCATCTCCCGTGCAATTTCTGCCTGTTATAGATGATCAAGACACCTTGATTGGAATTGTTACCTTGCATGGTCTAGTCTCAGCCGGTTTGTAAAATTTTCTCGAGTGCATCAGcattttcattgtaatattaGTGATTAGATCAGCCATATTTGTAACTCTTTGGAATGATTACAAAGATGTGCTATCCTATTTGTTAAATTCGTTCATGTAACTGTATTGTATAAGTTGCAAGGAAATATGTTATGGTTCTTGAGATGCATTATAGAATAAAGTTATTTCTTAATTCGGCATTCTAACACGGTATGATTTTAGTTGGATCGGCTGG from Silene latifolia isolate original U9 population chromosome 3, ASM4854445v1, whole genome shotgun sequence harbors:
- the LOC141647189 gene encoding putative arabinose 5-phosphate isomerase yields the protein MGSLPTSSSISDLNQIQNDEQKITEKTLLNLFKSQQNYLNYFFKHLDVSQTLKFTQTLISSKGTIFFTGVGKSGFVAQKISQTLVSLGIKSGFLSPIDALHGDIGILSNTDVLVLFSKSGNSEELIKLAPCAKAKGAFLIGVTSNEVNNLLGFVDLHVHLPLERELCPFDLAPVTSTAIQMVFGDTVAIALMSARNLSREEYAANHPAGKIGKSLIFKVRDVMKKQAELPVCKEGDFIMDQLVELTSKGCGCLLVIDENYHLIGTFTDGDLRRTLKASGEGIFKLTVGEMCNRHPRTIGPDAMAVSAMQKMESPPSPVQFLPVIDDQDTLIGIVTLHGLVSAGL